In the genome of Phlebotomus papatasi isolate M1 chromosome 2, Ppap_2.1, whole genome shotgun sequence, one region contains:
- the LOC129802976 gene encoding cyclic nucleotide-gated cation channel beta-3, whose product MRATQHQDLSETLQKHLFIERVIQSPPASATRATFIDPRLPDIDELSTKIKDIEDFMTVTEQVLKQERRRDNTKLFDRDSRRGSRTSAEIIPLKDCSVGSRPVSRLMSFQEKPMSPPHSVVRQTKSGSPKGLRTRLYFRNGRVGCAEADVDAHNVQNTHALVRHIIAKEHVEPLVPLDCVNRILAESEIPEVPVEDVEVPVEADITSCVQQDERDQANDSSIVNLQQISPPNSPTPDPEKDHFVRERMQHLISRFSKRAHKMKRKLEIPPTPSSSASSPSLPVPPPPLPPFGPTQSPIEEVAPAKSPEVEKVEEKSPCSYLVCPTFCGGGKSDDVLDPQGQFYISWLFVVTMSFLYNAYVIPLRSSFPFQTDANTLSWIIMDLCADAIYLIDIVFIKHRLMFLLDGFWVRDKERTRQNYVRKFQFKMDMLSLLPLDILYLIFGTKAVLLRIPRLLKIQSFWEFFKLLDRVLSSPHIVRVAKTLTYMLFMIHLTACAYYAYSAAQGLGTNRWVFSGKGHPYMRCFAFATKTATSIGKNPKPENDGELLFMTAAWLMGVFVFALLIGQIRDIIATATRSQSEYKQLVDEILEYMRRLNLPTELRHRVKMWFTFTWEQQRTLDERHILDSLPANLKTDVAISVHIQTLSKVQLFADCEEALLRELVLKLRSVTFLPGDFVCRKNEVGKEMYIVKLGQVQVMGGPNNDEVLATLSEGSVFGEISLLAINGGGNRRTADVRSRGFSNLFVLSKSDLNEAIVYYPNAQAVLKRRAKSLMRRNAAREAQRSAASGDEADVVIENPKRKKTPPKLLEAVIKALPQESPAVTLLTQGSKKRRKRHTMTPSGLPRQWSEVKERVMNGGVKTLSCDLLLAIQNELEEETTPSTEENSLVNLTDSQKELMQMDKVCGDQLDVEGGHLIETSQVACNGHTCDVTVHIERESSLI is encoded by the exons ATGCGTGCTACACAGCATCAGGATCTCTCAGAGACTCTCCAGAAGCATCTCTTTATCGAGCGTGTTATCCAGTCACCTCCTGCTTCAGCCACTAGAGCCACATTTATTGATCCTCGACTTCCGGACATTGATGAACTATCCACGAAAATCAAGGATATCGAGGACTTTATGACTGTGACGGAGCAGGTTTTGAAACAAGAACGTCGAAGGGACAATACCAAGCTCTTTGACCGTGATTCAAGACGTGGCTCTAGGACCAGTGCTGAAATAATTCCACTGAAGGATTGCAGTGTAGGAAGTCGTCCTGTGAGCAGATTGATGTCCTTCCAGGAAAAACCTATGTCACCACCGCACTCTGTTGTCCGTCAGACAAAATCCGGAAGTCCCAAAGGTCTCAGAACGAGACTCTACTTCCGCAATGGACGCGTGGGATGCGCCGAGGCGGATGTTGATGCTCACAATGTGCAAAATACTCATGCACTTGTTCGGCACATCATTGCCAAGGAGCATGTGGAGCCTCTGGTGCCCCTTGACTGTGTCAATAGGATTCTGGCAGAGAGTGAAATTCCGGAAGTACCTGTAGAAGATGTTGAAGTGCCAGTCGAAGCTGATATAACATCGTGTGTTCAACAGGATGAAAGGGATCAAGCCAATGATTCTTCAATCGTCAATTTGCAGCAAATATCTCCGCCAAATAG TCCTACTCCTGATCCCGAGAAGGACCACTTTGTGCGAGAAAGGATGCAGCATCTTATCTCCCGCTTCTCCAAGAGAGCTCACAAGATGAAGAGAAAGTTAGAAATTCCTCCAACACCATCCAGCAGTGCTAGTTCCCCATCCCTTCCCGTACCACCGCCTCCATTACCACCATTCGGTCCCACTCAGTCCCCAATTGAGGAAGTCGCACCCGCCAAGAGTCCTGAAGTCGAAAAAGTTGAAGAGAAATCCCCATGTAGCTATCTCGTTTGTCCGACTTTTTGTGGCGGCGGAAAGAGTGACGATGTCCTCGATCCTCAGGGACAATTCTACATCTCCTGGCTATTTGTAGTTACAATGTCCTTTCTCTACAATGCCTATGTTATTCCTCTGCGTTCCTCCTTTCCCTTCCAAACGGACGCCAATACACTCTCTTGGATAATTATGGATCTCTGTGCCGATGCAATTTACTTG ATTGATATTGTTTTCATCAAACACCGGCTCATGTTTCTCTTGGACGGTTTTTGGGTGCGTGATAAGGAACGAACGAGGCAGAATTATGTGAGGAAATTCCAATTTAAg ATGGATATGCTGTCTCTTCTCCCATTGGACATTCTCTACTTGATATTTGGAACAAAGGCTGTTCTGTTGCGTATCCCTCGACTACTAAAGATCCAAAGTTTCTGGGAGTTTTTCAAACTTCTTGACCGCGTGCTTTCTTCACCTCATATCGTGCGAGTGGCTAAGACGCTTACTTATATGTTATTCATGATACATCTAACTGCATGTGCTTACTATGCCTATAGTGCTGCCCAGGGCTTGGGAACCAATCGCTGGGTGTTCAGTGGTAAGGGTCATCCCTATATGAGATGTTTCGCTTTTGCCACAAAGACAGCAACGTCAATTGGGAAGAACCCTAAGCCTGAAAATGATGGAGAGTTGCTTTTCATGACAGCAGCCTGGTTGATGGGTGTCTTTGTATTTGCTTTACTTATTGGTCAGATTAGGGATATTATAGCTACTGCCACAAGATCTCAGTCAGAGTACAAGCAATTAGTGGATGAGATTCTTGAGTACATGAGACGCTTGAATCTTCCTACGGAGTTGAGACATCGTGTAAAGATGTGGTTCACTTTTACGTGGGAACAGCAGAGAACTTTAGATGAGAGACACATTCTGGATTCCTTGCCGGCCAATCTCAAGACAGATGTGGCCATATCTGTGCACATTCAAACACTGTCTAAGGTGCAGTTGTTTGCAGATTGCGAAGAAGCCCTGCTGAGGGAATTAGTTCTGAAGCTCAGATCTGTAACTTTCCTGCCAGGGGATTTTGTCTGTCGGAAGAATGAAGTTGGCAAGGAGATGTACATCGTTAAATTAGGTCAGGTTCAGGTTATGGGTGGTCCTAATAACGATGAAGTCCTAGCAACGTTGTCGGAAGGATCGGTATTTGGAGAAATCAGCCTTCTAGCCATAAACGGTGGCGGTAATCGTCGTACGGCTGATGTACGCTCCCGTGGCTTCAGCAATTTGTTTGTCCTCTCAAAGTCAGATCTTAACGAAGCCATTGTGTACTATCCTAATGCTCAGGCAGTTCTTAAGCGTCGTGCTAAGAGCTTGATGCGCAGAAATGCCGCTAGAGAAGCCCAGAGGAGTGCAGCAAGTGGAGATGAAGCTGATGTGGTTATTGAAAATCCTAAGAGAAAGAAAACTCCTCCGAAATTGCTGGAAGCAGTCATCAAGGCACTTCCTCAGGAGTCTCCAGCTGTTACGCTTCTCACTCAGGGCTCGAAAAAACGTCGCAAGAGGCATACAATGACACCATCTGGTCTACCCAGGCAGTGGTCAGAAGTTAAGGAGCGAGTAATGAATGGAGGTGTGAAGACACTCTCTTGTGATCTCCTCCTGGCCATCCAAAATGAACTAGAGGAAGAAACTACGCCTTCAACGGAGGAGAATTCTTTAGTGAATCTCACGGATTCGCAGAAAGAGCTCATGCAGATGGACAAAGTGTGTGGAGACCAGCTAGATGTTGAAGGTGGACATCTTATTGAAACTTCTCAAGTAGCTTGTAATGGTCACACTTGTGACGTCACTGTGCACATTGAGAGGGAATCGTCTCTCATTTAG
- the LOC129802979 gene encoding thioredoxin-related transmembrane protein 1, with translation MAKNHLFVAIGVLLAIAVSIGSCSGKTAVVELSEDNWDLMLKNEWMVKFYAPWCPACKNIAATWDDFSTWSDDLGIKTAKIDVTSSPGLSGRFFVTALPTIFHVINGEFRQYRGTRDLNALMSFIEEKKWETVEPVSAWKRPDSIQMSIVSYFFKLSHFLKELNTLMLKEYGLPAWASYAIFAVATILMGAILGLLLVCVIDCLFPPKHVQRTSFSESQSQNRDQGSGDDIPADELEDEEVSSGSDKEKYSGTDTEDEEEEGEKVSPPPSPRKGTPKGTPTSSPDVRKRKPRKAE, from the exons ATGGCAAAGAATCATCTCTTTGTGGCTATTGGAGTGCTCCTGGCCATTGCTGTGTCAATTGGATCGTGCAGCGGAAAAACAGCTGTCGTGGAATTGTCTGAGGACAACTGGGATTTGATGCTGAAAAATGAATGGATGGTCAAATT TTATGCCCCTTGGTGTCCAGCTTGTAAGAATATTGCCGCAACTTGGGATGATTTCTCAACGTGGTCTGATGATTTGGGGATTAAAACGGCTAAAATCGACGTTACGTCATCCCCCGGACTCAGCGGGAGGTTTTTCGTCACTGCCCTGCCGACTATATTCCA TGTCATCAATGGAGAGTTCAGGCAGTACCGGGGTACTAGGGATCTCAATGCTCTGATGTCCTTCATTGAGGAGAAAAAGTGGGAAACAGTGGAACCTGTTTCAGCTTGGAAGAGACCAGACTCAATCCAGATGTCCATTGTCTCGTACTTCTTCAAATTATCGCACTTCTTGAAG GAGCTGAACACTTTGATGTTGAAGGAATATGGTCTTCCAGCTTGGGCATCTTATGCCATTTTTGCCGTTGCTACAATTCTCATGGGTGCCATTCTGGGGCTCCTTCTTGTTTGTGTGATTGACTGTCTCTTCCCGCCAAAGCACGTCCAACGCACCAGTTTCTCCGAGAGTCAGAGTCAGAATCGTGATCAAGGATCTGGAGATGATATTCCTGCGGATGAACTTGAGGATGAGGAAGTTTCTTCGGGTTCTGACAAGGAGAAGTACTCAGGCACTGATACGGAAGATGAAGAGGAAGAAGGTGAAAAAGTGTCACCACCACCGTCTCCGCGCAAAGGAACACCCAAAGGTACTCCGACATCCAGTCCGGACGTGAGAAAGCGAAAACCACGCAAggctgaataa